One part of the Raphanus sativus cultivar WK10039 chromosome 7, ASM80110v3, whole genome shotgun sequence genome encodes these proteins:
- the LOC108817613 gene encoding uncharacterized protein LOC108817613, with product MSGNQQPQISLPTWRYSDFNAAIPIKKRKYFVQPEAAGASTLLDNNNPQGDTRSALDPSDKTHVKQKMTGEGSRINIGKPIPYLSPSVLAGKNADKPESVGNLVPDQIRVKVEEPVNSSALAASSEVPPSSSDIVGNSLHSSLGKLPMRAEQHSGVLKTRDIVRETCGNETLRGECQTQASAGAGTVALRLGSMTPYLENQEPTALNLSLSKGVCAPHDPDFISTCTEPGIHNVVSRSNWDLNTTMDAWEDGLDRKTRVKTTGAFLNSNNTGCPDMETSINVIAKSVSEKQKEHIGVKSPTVALPLFDHQVKSTSSLSLGLGAYPPVEKSPSLSATTSEARSSFTSSSRPVMIAGNVNSVNLRTVKSEVIDESVQVDPIGNRVSQDVVVRLRQENSLGSGSLKPVDSVSVKAEPNNFTQSVAFSRKDGTLNHLHRPLVESNDLPTSFTPNQKDKYIPSSSGIGNALMSLNVMTRNPGQSSGQGDHNLNASGVNDTVTKDKVLDDCKTYVSPDTDELPMSGEEKIVLSGKDDEKVQRPVAMLTEGNENEQRDITVPSDGNNQGSQAALLGNTGYNEGRIVQGGEHSTHQIIHASEGVSGVSTLSGGNGDNPETVDNNNSPVSHKAEMSTFDDDPLMELSEGSPNRVKTLDASDSFAERDRLPDFSLGQRKYHSRWSDESCSFSRERYHGKAIRSPRLNFMPHKRRFSDDTESNLHERDTKNFESNSYENTRRGRGGAFTFNSYRGRRPANDEGTSFPHHSFTRRNASFSYRPTNKEDASEFHGFRDGEKFTRGMQSNSTEQQPMFMTQSRPYRGRNSFGRGGRTNFSNNSKRDFHGFRSRSPVRSRDRSAGPSSSFRNRSQEDFSENTDFSRRRSPSGYRTGRLSSPEHSGYPREGFVRRHNSPPYSHRPNAGRGRGYERGRGYARGRGYGRDGISFRKPYDRGVHRNLNNFDPRERVDYGDGFFEGPMHSERFGVDGGSERRQFGYVHDGASSFRQSFNNDGCAPTNAEGGDPEAARFGQNNGIENRGEQGSLVETDGKNMNSSENASGRSKNMEEDETSKHSEIWQQDELGGGGDGF from the exons ATGTCTGGAAACCAACAG CCTCAGATCAGCCTGCCTACATGGCGGTACAGTGATTTCAATGCTGCTATTCCCATCAAGAAGAGGAAGTACTTTGTGCAGCCGGAAGCAGCAGGAGCCTCGACACTTTTGGATAATAACAATCCACAAGGTGATACTAGGAGTGCTCTGGATCCATCTGATAAGACTCATGTCAAGCAGAAAATGACTGGTGAGGGATCTAGGATCAATATTGGTAAACCAATCCCTTACTTGTCTCCGTCTGTTTTGGCCGGAAAAAATGCTGATAAACCGGAGAGTGTTGGGAACTTAGTTCCTGACCAAATTAGAGTGAAAGTTGAGGAACCAGTTAACTCCAGTGCTTTGGCAGCCTCCTCTGAGGTCCCTCCTTCCAGTTCTGACATAGTTGGCAATTCACTTCATTCTTCTCTGGGAAAGCTTCCTATGAGAGCTGAACAACATTCTGGTGTTCTTAAGACCCGTGACATTGTTAGGGAGACATGTGGCAATGAAACTCTCAGAGGAGAGTGTCAGACACAAGCATCTGCTGGTGCGGGTACTGTTGCCTTGCGGCTAGGTTCTATGACTCCATACTTGGAGAACCAAGAGCCTACAGCACTGAATTTGTCGTTAAGCAAGGGAGTTTGTGCCCCTCATGACCCGGATTTTATCTCTACTTGTACCGAACCTGGCATTCACAATGTTGTGAGCAGATCGAATTGGGATTTGAATACTACCATGGATGCTTGGGAAGATGGTCTTGATCGCAAGACTAGAGTTAAGACAACTGGTGCCTTCTTAAACAGTAACAACACAGGTTGCCCTGACATGGAGACATCAATTAATGTTATTGCAAAGTCTGTATCTGAAAAACAGAAAGAACATATAGGGGTTAAGTCTCCTACTGTGGCTTTGCCGCTGTTTGATCATCAGGTTAAGTCCACTAGTTCGCTTAGTCTAGGCCTCGGTGCATATCCTCCTGTTGAGAAATCTCCTTCTCTATCAGCTACCACATCTGAGGCAAGATCTTCCTTTACAAGTTCTTCCAGACCAGTTATGATTGCTGGTAATGTGAACTCGGTAAACCTTAGGACTGTGAAGTCAGAAGTGATTGACGAGAGTGTTCAAGTTGATCCGATCGGTAACAGAGTGAGCCAGGATGTTGTTGTTAGATTGAGACAAGAAAATAGTCTCGGATCTGGCAGTTTGAAGCCTGTGGATTCGGTATCAGTTAAGGCTGAGCCAAATAACTTCACTCAGTCGGTAGCTTTCAGTAGGAAAGATGGAACGTTGAATCATCTCCATAGACCATTAGTGGAATCAAATGATTTGCCTACGAGTTTTACGCCAAATCAGAAGGATAAATACATACCTTCTTCTAGTGGTATCGGCAATGCGCTAATGTCCTTGAATGTAATGACGAGAAATCCAGGCCAGAGTTCTGGTCAAGGAGATCATAACCTCAATGCATCAGGTGTGAATGATACCGTGACCAAAGATAAAGTTCTAGATGATTGCAAGACTTATGTTTCTCCTGATACTGATGAACTTCCTATGAGTGGTGAAGAAAAGATTGTTTTATCTGGTAAGGACGACGAGAAGGTCCAGAGACCAGTTGCCATGCTTACAGAAGGTAATGAAAATGAACAAAGGGATATTACTGTTCCATCTGACGGTAACAATCAAGGGAGTCAAGCTGCACTTCTTGGTAATACAG GTTATAATGAAGGCCGGATAGTTCAGGGTGGTGAACACTCAACTCATCAAATCATTCATGCTAGTGAAGGAGTGTCAGGCGTGTCTACATTATCAGGCGGGAACGGTGATAACCCTGAAACAGTAGATAACAACAACAGTCCAGTTTCTCACAAGGCAGAGATGTCTACTTTTGACGATGATCCTCTTATGGAGTTGAGTGAAGGTAGTCCGAATCGAGTTAAGACACTAGATGCTTCAGACAGCTTTGCGGAAAGAGATAGATTGCCTGATTTCTCACTTGGACAGCGGAAATATCATTCGAGATGGAG TGATGAGTCCTGCAGCTTCTCGCGTGAGAGGTACCATGGCAAAGCTATAAGAAGCCCAAGATTAAATTTCATGCCTCACAAAAGGAGGTTCTCTGATGATACAGAAAGCAATCTGCATGAGAGGGacacaaaaa ATTTTGAGTCCAATAGTTATGAAAACACTCGTCGGGGTCGTGGTGGCGCTTTTACGTTTAATTCTTATAGAGGGAGACGGCCTGCAAACGATGAAGGAACCTCTTTTCCCCACCACTCCTTTACGAGAAGAAACGCTAGCTTTTCATATAGACCAACAAACAAAGAGGATGCATCTGAGTTTCACGGTTTTAGAGACGGTGAGAAGTTCACAAGGGGAATGCAATCCAACAGTACGGAGCAGCAGCCAATGTTCATGACTCAATCACGTCCCTATCGAGGTCGGAATAGTTTTGGTCGTGGTGGACGAACAAACTTTTCAAACAACTCCAAACGAGACTTTCATGGATTTCGTTCACGGTCTCCAGTTAGATCAAGAGACAGGTCAGCTGGTCCGTCCTCGTCATTCAGGAACAGGTCACAGGAAGATTTCAGTGAGAACACAGACTTTTCTCGTCGTAGATCACCCTCTGGTTACAGAACGGGGAGGCTAAGCTCGCCTGAGCATTCTGGTTATCCAAGGGAAGGCTTTGTCAGAAGGCACAACTCTCCGCCTTACTCGCATAGACCGAATGCTGGAAGGGGACGTGGTTATGAAAGGGGGAGAGGGTATGCAAGGGGCAGAGGTTATGGAAGAGATGGCATCTCTTTTAGGAAACCATATGATCGTGGTGTACATAGGAACTTGAACAACTTTGATCCTCGAGAGAGGGTTGATTATGGTGATGGTTTCTTTGAAGGACCGATGCATTCTGAACGGTTTGGTGTTGATGGTGGTTCTGAGAGAAGGCAATTCGGTTATGTACATGATGGTGCCAGCTCTTTTAGACAATCTTTTAATAATGATGGTTGTGCACCTACTAATGCAGAGGGTGGTGACCCTGAAGCTGCAAGGTTTGGACAGAACAATGGTATTGAAAATAGAGGAGAACAAGGGAGTTTAGTGGAGACTGATGGGAAGAATATGAATTCGAGTGAGAATGCTTCTGGAAGAAGTAAGAATATGGAAGAGGATGAAACTTCAAAGCACAGTGAAATTTGGCAACAGGATGAgcttggtggtggtggtgatgggttttag
- the LOC108817614 gene encoding ABC transporter G family member 6: MSRVVAADDNMSLPFFSPEPNHLSSFSGASSSPTTFAQLLKNVGDTTTVELNDQHLVDMNLASPDRSVPFHLSFSDLTYSVKVRRKFSLRRVPSADPTVGETPSSSKTKTLLNGISGEARDGEILAVLGASGSGKSTLIDALANRIARGSLKGNVTLNGEALNSKMQKAISAYVMQDDLLFPMLTVEETLMFAAEFRLPRSLSKSKKSLRVQALIDQLGLRNAAKTIIGDEGHRGISGGERRRVSIGIDIIHDPILLFLDEPTSGLDSTSALSVVKVLKRIAQSGSMVIMTLHQPSYRLLRLLDRLLFLSRGQTVFSGSPAMLPSFFAEFGHPIPERENRTEFALDLIRELEGSAGGTRSLVEFNKEFRERKAEPRTQTGLSLKEAISASISKGKLVSGATTTSSGSSPVSTIPTFANPFWVELLVLAKRSMTNSRRQPELFGIRLGAVLVTGFILATMFWQLDNSPKGVQERLGFFAFAMSTTFYTCADALPVFLQERFIFMRETAYNAYRRSSYVLSHSLVALPSLIILSLAFSAATFWAVGLDGGLMGFLFYFLIVLAAFWAGSSFVTFLSGVVPHVMLGYTIVVAILAYFLLFSGFFITRDRIPAYWIWFHYISLVKYPYEAVLINEFSDPTKCFIRGVQIFDNTPLAAVPQGMKVRLLSTMSKSLGMRITSSTCLTTGYDILKQQGVTDLSKWNCLWVTVAWGFFFRILFYFSLLLGSKNKRR; encoded by the coding sequence ATGTCCCGCGTGGTAGCAGCAGACGACAATATGTCGTTACCGTTCTTCTCCCCGGAGCCTAACCATCTCTCCAGCTTCTCAGGCGCCTCTTCTTCTCCAACAACCTTCGCACAGCTCTTGAAGAACGTCGGCGACACCACGACGGTCGAGCTCAACGATCAGCACCTCGTCGATATGAATCTCGCCTCCCCGGACCGTTCCGTACCCTTCCATCTCTCCTTCAGCGATCTCACTTACAGCGTCAAAGTCCGCCGCAAGTTCTCCCTGAGACGCGTCCCTTCCGCAGACCCCACCGTCGGAGAGACTCCATCCTCTTCCAAGACGAAGACGCTTCTCAACGGAATCTCCGGAGAGGCTCGAGACGGAGAGATACTAGCCGTGCTGGGAGCGAGCGGCTCCGGAAAATCGACGCTGATCGACGCTTTGGCGAACCGAATCGCGAGGGGGAGCTTGAAAGGGAACGTGACGCTCAACGGCGAGGCTCTCAACTCGAAGATGCAGAAGGCGATCTCGGCCTACGTGATGCAGGACGATCTCCTCTTCCCGATGCTCACGGTGGAGGAGACGCTGATGTTCGCGGCGGAGTTTCGTCTCCCGAGAAGCCTCTCCAAGTCGAAGAAGAGCCTCCGAGTGCAGGCTCTGATCGATCAGCTGGGGCTTCGGAACGCGGCGAAGACGATCATCGGAGACGAAGGTCACCGCGGGATCTCGGGAGGAGAGAGGCGGAGAGTTTCGATCGGGATCGACATCATCCACGATCCGATCCTGCTTTTCCTCGACGAGCCGACGTCGGGTCTCGACTCGACCAGCGCGCTCAGCGTCGTTAAGGTTCTCAAGAGAATCGCGCAGAGCGGGAGCATGGtgatcatgactcttcatcagCCTAGTTACCGTCTCCTTCGCTTGCTCGATAGGCTGCTCTTTTTGTCACGTGGACAAACCGTCTTCAGCGGGTCCCCCGCGATGCTTCCGAGTTTCTTCGCGGAGTTTGGCCACCCGATTCCGGAGCGGGAGAATCGAACCGAGTTCGCTTTGGACCTGATCCGAGAGCTGGAAGGATCAGCTGGTGGGACGAGGAGTTTAGTCGAGTTCAACAAAGAGTTCAGGGAGAGAAAAGCAGAGCCGAGAACTCAGACCGGTCTGTCTCTTAAAGAAGCAATCAGCGCAAGCATCTCCAAAGGCAAGCTCGTCTCCGGAGCTACGACGACTAGCTCCGGATCGAGCCCTGTTTCCACCATCCCGACGTTTGCGAACCCGTTCTGGGTGGAACTTCTGGTTCTAGCCAAACGTTCCATGACTAACTCCCGCAGACAGCCCGAGCTGTTCGGGATACGACTAGGAGCTGTTCTAGTCACCGGATTCATCTTAGCAACCATGTTTTGGCAGCTTGACAACTCCCCTAAAGGAGTCCAAGAACGTCTCGGATTCTTCGCGTTTGCAATGTCGACGACGTTCTACACCTGCGCAGACGCTCTACCCGTTTTCCTCCAGGAACGTTTCATCTTCATGAGAGAGACCGCTTACAACGCTTACAGAAGATCCTCGTACGTGCTTTCCCACTCCCTAGTGGCCCTTCCTTCGTTAATCATCCTCTCGCTAGCTTTCTCAGCGGCTACGTTCTGGGCCGTGGGGTTAGATGGAGGCCTCATGGGCTTCCTCTTCTACTTCCTAATAGTCTTGGCAGCTTTCTGGGCGGGAAGCTCCTTCGTCACTTTCTTGTCAGGCGTTGTCCCGCATGTGATGCTCGGTTACACCATCGTGGTAGCTATCTTAGCCTACTTCTTGCTTTTCAGTGGATTCTTCATCACGCGAGATCGTATCCCTGCCTACTGGATCTGGTTTCATTACATCTCCTTAGTCAAGTACCCTTACGAAGCTGTTCTTATAAATGAATTCAGTGATCCGACGAAGTGTTTCATCAGAGGAGTTCAGATATTCGACAACACACCTCTCGCTGCTGTGCCTCAGGGGATGAAAGTTAGGCTTCTTTCGACAATGAGCAAGTCGCTTGGCATGAGGATCACGAGCTCCACTTGCTTGACCACAGGATATGACATTTTGAAGCAGCAAGGGGTTACGGATCTCAGCAAATGGAATTGCTTGTGGGTCACGGTCGCTTGGGGCTTCTTCTTTCGTATTTTGTTCTACTTTTCTCTGCTTTTGGGCAGCAAGAACAAGAGGAGGTAA